Proteins found in one Methanofollis fontis genomic segment:
- the cas7c gene encoding type I-C CRISPR-associated protein Cas7/Csd2, translating into MSEIVKNRYEFVLLFDVENGNPNGDPDMGNMPRVDPQTGHGIVTDVCLKRKIRDYVDLVKGGEAGYDIYVKSGVVLNDQNKKAYDYLGIKPDSKKPKDDELTKFMCQNFFDIRAFGAVMTTEVNCGQVRGPVQFGFARSADPIFQQEVTVTRCAVTNERDAEKGQTMGKKQIVPYGLYRAEGYISAHLAKKTTGFNEDDLNLLWDSLINMFEHDHSAARGKMSARKLIVFKHDSELGNCQSHVLFDCVKVERLSRDLPPRSFADYTVTIFDDIPKGVEMIEKL; encoded by the coding sequence ATGAGTGAAATTGTCAAGAATAGGTACGAATTTGTGTTGTTGTTCGATGTCGAAAACGGAAATCCGAATGGCGATCCCGATATGGGGAATATGCCCAGGGTCGATCCGCAGACCGGTCATGGCATCGTCACCGATGTTTGCCTCAAGAGAAAGATCAGGGATTATGTTGACCTTGTAAAAGGCGGAGAAGCAGGTTACGATATCTACGTCAAGTCCGGTGTCGTCCTCAATGATCAGAACAAGAAAGCCTATGATTATCTTGGGATAAAACCAGACTCGAAGAAACCGAAGGATGACGAACTGACGAAGTTCATGTGCCAGAATTTCTTTGACATCCGGGCCTTCGGTGCTGTGATGACGACGGAGGTCAACTGTGGGCAGGTCAGAGGGCCTGTGCAGTTCGGTTTTGCCCGCAGTGCGGATCCGATCTTCCAGCAGGAAGTAACGGTCACCCGTTGTGCCGTCACAAACGAGAGAGACGCTGAAAAAGGCCAGACGATGGGCAAAAAACAGATTGTGCCCTATGGCCTGTATCGTGCCGAAGGATACATCTCAGCGCATCTGGCGAAAAAGACCACTGGATTTAACGAGGACGATCTGAACCTGCTCTGGGATAGCCTGATCAATATGTTTGAGCACGACCATTCGGCGGCCCGGGGGAAAATGTCAGCACGGAAACTGATCGTGTTCAAGCATGACAGCGAACTCGGCAACTGTCAGTCTCACGTCCTCTTTGACTGCGTAAAGGTGGAACGCCTATCCCGTGATCTCCCTCCTCGCTCTTTTGCAGATTACACAGTCACCATCTTTGACGACATCCCGAAGGGCGTTGAGATGATTGAAAAATTATGA
- the cas4 gene encoding CRISPR-associated protein Cas4, with translation MTEKRYAEDELLSLSGIQHFRFCKRQWALIHIERQWEDNLRTTEGHFLHERVDDPFLRESRGDVMISRAFPLVSYRLGLYGVADVVEYVRSENGVSLPGCDGLWKMHPVEYKRGKPKIDERDEVQLCAQVMCLEEMFDVHISSADFYYNEIRRRIHLKITEELRDLVISLAGEMHDLFKKGITPPAERSQNCRFCSLVDVCVPKLTKKSVSARKYVTKHVSDACVGDL, from the coding sequence ATGACCGAAAAAAGATATGCCGAAGACGAGTTGCTCTCGTTGTCCGGCATACAACATTTTCGATTTTGTAAGCGTCAATGGGCCTTGATTCATATCGAGCGCCAGTGGGAGGATAATCTTCGGACGACAGAAGGCCATTTTCTTCATGAGCGTGTGGATGATCCGTTCCTGAGAGAAAGCAGAGGCGATGTTATGATATCGAGAGCTTTTCCGCTGGTATCATATCGTCTTGGCCTGTATGGCGTGGCTGATGTTGTTGAGTACGTCCGTTCGGAGAACGGTGTTTCTCTTCCGGGCTGCGACGGTTTATGGAAAATGCATCCTGTAGAATACAAAAGGGGCAAACCGAAGATTGATGAGCGCGATGAAGTGCAGCTCTGTGCTCAGGTGATGTGCCTTGAAGAGATGTTCGATGTACACATATCCTCCGCCGACTTTTATTATAATGAAATTCGGAGAAGAATTCATCTTAAAATAACGGAAGAATTGAGAGATCTTGTGATCTCTTTGGCTGGTGAAATGCATGACCTCTTTAAGAAGGGAATCACCCCTCCGGCTGAAAGATCTCAGAATTGCAGATTCTGTTCTCTTGTTGATGTTTGTGTCCCAAAACTGACGAAAAAATCAGTTTCTGCCCGTAAATATGTCACCAAACATGTGAGCGATGCATGTGTAGGTGATCTCTAA
- the cas1c gene encoding type I-C CRISPR-associated endonuclease Cas1c: protein MKKLLNTLYVTTPESYLLREGENVVIKINNVEKFRIPIHNLEGIVCFGYMGASPQLMRLCTDNNVGLSFLTPHGKFLGRVHGRIRGNVLLRRTQYRKADNEEESLDLARCFIIGKIVNCRTVLGRSIRDHGDVIDLDKIRFIDSLLIENLQSIDSCLNSDSLRGIEGNCARFYFGVLDELILKQKDDFFITQRNRRPPLDNMNALLSFLYTLLAHDVESALETVGLDPYVGFFHTDRPGRPSLALDMMEELRPFMADRLALNMVNLRQICGKDFFRKENGGVIMTDDGRKEILAAWQKRKQDKITHPYLNEKISVGLLPYVQAMLLARYLRGDIDGYPPFFMN from the coding sequence ATGAAAAAATTACTGAACACATTATATGTCACAACTCCCGAATCATATCTTCTCCGAGAGGGGGAGAATGTTGTCATTAAAATAAACAATGTTGAAAAATTTCGTATTCCGATACATAATCTTGAGGGTATAGTCTGTTTTGGCTATATGGGGGCCAGCCCTCAGTTGATGCGACTGTGTACTGACAATAATGTTGGCCTCTCATTTTTGACGCCGCATGGAAAATTCCTGGGGCGCGTTCATGGACGAATCCGGGGCAATGTGCTCTTGCGGCGTACTCAGTATCGAAAAGCTGACAATGAAGAGGAGTCACTGGATCTCGCCAGATGTTTCATCATAGGGAAAATCGTCAACTGCAGGACGGTTCTTGGAAGAAGCATTCGTGACCATGGTGATGTGATTGATCTCGATAAAATTCGTTTCATCGACTCTTTACTGATTGAAAATCTCCAGAGCATTGATTCCTGTTTAAATTCGGATTCGCTTCGCGGTATCGAAGGGAATTGTGCAAGATTTTACTTTGGCGTACTGGACGAGTTGATTCTCAAGCAGAAGGACGATTTTTTCATCACTCAGAGGAATCGGAGACCTCCGCTTGACAACATGAATGCGTTGCTGTCTTTTTTGTATACGTTGCTCGCCCATGATGTTGAGTCGGCATTAGAAACTGTCGGGCTTGATCCGTATGTTGGATTTTTCCACACCGATCGTCCTGGAAGGCCAAGCCTTGCACTTGATATGATGGAGGAACTCCGTCCATTCATGGCCGATCGCCTTGCATTGAATATGGTCAACCTCAGGCAGATCTGTGGTAAAGATTTCTTCCGGAAGGAAAATGGCGGTGTTATCATGACTGATGACGGAAGGAAAGAAATCCTGGCAGCCTGGCAAAAGAGAAAACAGGATAAGATTACTCATCCCTATTTAAATGAGAAGATATCAGTTGGATTGCTTCCGTATGTGCAGGCGATGTTGCTGGCGCGGTATCTGCGGGGAGATATTGATGGGTACCCGCCATTTTTTATGAATTGA
- the cas2 gene encoding CRISPR-associated endonuclease Cas2, with the protein MVLVTYDVSTESDGGKSRLRKVAKECVNYGQRVQNSVFECLVDPAQFAQLKHSLCNMIDEEKDSLRFYYLGKNWKNRVEHFGAKKGYDPEGLLVM; encoded by the coding sequence ATGGTACTGGTAACGTACGATGTGAGCACGGAATCGGACGGTGGGAAAAGCAGACTGAGAAAGGTGGCGAAAGAATGCGTGAATTACGGACAGAGGGTGCAGAACTCCGTTTTTGAATGCCTCGTTGATCCGGCTCAGTTTGCGCAACTTAAACATTCTTTATGCAATATGATCGATGAGGAAAAAGATAGTCTCAGATTTTATTATCTGGGTAAAAACTGGAAAAATCGCGTGGAGCACTTTGGTGCTAAAAAAGGCTACGATCCCGAAGGTTTATTAGTGATGTAG